Proteins encoded in a region of the Planctomycetia bacterium genome:
- a CDS encoding ATP-binding protein → MNLIELQRSLRQLRLGGIAAVLETRLRQAQAEPMAPIDLLATLVSDELTRRADRLLDRRRKLAAFRDRDKTLDNFDFTFNPKLNRSLVFDLATGAFIDRREDALFLGPGDPATFCTSLLHS, encoded by the coding sequence ATGAACCTCATTGAACTGCAACGCAGCTTGCGCCAACTCCGGCTCGGCGGCATAGCCGCTGTGCTGGAAACGCGCCTCCGGCAGGCGCAAGCCGAACCGATGGCGCCGATCGATCTACTGGCCACACTCGTCTCTGACGAACTTACCCGGCGCGCGGATCGGCTGTTGGATCGGCGGCGTAAACTCGCCGCCTTTCGCGATCGCGACAAGACGCTCGACAACTTCGATTTCACGTTCAATCCCAAGCTGAACCGAAGCCTGGTCTTCGACCTCGCCACCGGCGCTTTCATCGATCGCCGCGAGGACGCCTTGTTTCTTGGGCCAGGCGATCCTGCGACATTCTGCACCTCCTTACTACATAGCTGA